ACTATAACTTTCTTGTAGATTCTCTTTCTTTCAATTTAGTTTTAATGACTTTGGTTACATAAACCATATTTTCTTCTTTAGATTCTAAACGCTCAATCAGTAATTTAGCAGCGACTTCACCAATTTCTATTCCGTGTTGACTAACGGTTGTTAAACTTGGAGACAATCGTCTCGATGCTAAAATTCCGTCAGCAAAACCTATTATAGAAAGGTTTTCAGGGATGTTATATCCTTTTTTAACTCCCATTTTTAAAGCTGCAACAGAGTCATTTTCATCCAAAGCAAAAATTCCGTCTATGACGTTATTATCAAAAATGGCTTCTATATTTTCGTTTAAACCTTCTTCAGAATCGGTACGAAGAATTATTTTGTTATTAACCGAAATATTATTGTTTTTCAAAGCTTGCAAATATCCTTCTGCTCTTAATTTCCCAACACTTAAATTATCAACCGAAGACAATAATGCAATATTTTTACAACCTAAGTCTATTAAATGCTGAGTAGAATTAAGCGCTGAATCAAAATCATCAACAATCACTTTATCACATTCTACTTCATCGGTCGTTCTGTCAAACATTACTATAGGAGTGCCATCGTTTATAATTTCTTTAAAATGATTGTATTCATGAGCTTTTTGCGCCTCTTCAGAAATAGACAAAATGAAACCATCAATTGTACCATTACTCAACATTTCAAGAGTATGAGCTTCTTTTTCTAAAGATTCATTAGAAATACACATAATAACATTGTATCCTTTTTTATCGGCTACTTTTTCAATACCACTAAAAACTTTTGCGAAAAATGAATTAAGAATATTTGGGATAATAACTCCAATGGTTTTAGTCTTTCTGTTTTTAAGGTTTAAACCAATAACATTAGGTTTGTAATTTTTAAGTTTAGCGTATTCTTTAATCTTAATTTTAGTTTGTTCGCTAATTTCAGGACTATCATTAAGCGCTTTTGAAACTGTAGAAACAGAGACATTTAGTTCTTTTGCAATTTGTTTTAGAGTTGCTTTGGCTTTCATAAGTTGGGTATTTGTTGTCTTTTGATGGTCCGACGAAATAAGAAATTTAAAAAATAAATTCTCAATTCCATTTTATTGTGTCAAAAATAATTATTTTGACTCTATAACCAAATTTGAAAAAGAGTGTAATATACAAATTTATTTGTTTACAAAAGTAAAACAAATATTCAAAAATAATAAATAAGTACAATTCAAAAAGAGAAGTTCAAAATATTATATGAAATATATATTTGATAATCAGCAGAGAAACATCTAAAAAATATTCTTTTAAGGTATTTGTATTTAAAATAATTAATTGTACTTTTGCAACCCCTTTATTGGGGATGGAATGTTTAATTAAAAATATATTATGGACGCATTAAGCTACAAGACACAATCAGCAAGCAAAGCCACAGTTACAAAAGAGTGGATTGTTGTAGATGCTGATGGTCACAACTTAGGTCGTCTTGCTTCAAAAGTCGCTATGATTTTGAGAGGTAAGTACAAGCCAAGTTACACACCACACGTGGACTGCGGTGATAACGTAATCGTTATCAACTCAGAAAAAATCAACCTTACAGGTAACAAAATGGATGAAAAAACATACATCCGTCACACTGGTTACCCTGGAGGACAAAGAACTTTAACTGCTAAAGTATTGCAATCTAAAAACCCTGCATTATTAGTAGAGAAAGCGGTAAAAGGAATGTTACCTAAAAATAAATTAGGAGCTGAACTTTTCAGAAATTTAAATGTTGTTGTAGGATCAGAGCACAAACAAGGCGCTCAAAAACCTAGAACTGTTAACCTAAACGATCTTAAGTAATGGGAGTTATTCACAAAATCGGTAGAAGAAAAACCGCTGTTGCACGTGTTTATGTTTCAGAAGGAACAGGAGTAATCACTGTAAACAAAAAAGAATTCGCAACTTACTTTCCAACTGCAACTTTACAGTACAAAGTGTTACAACCAATGTCTATGACAGAAAATGTAAACAACTTTGACGTAAAAGTTAACGTTTACGGAGGTGGTTCAACTGGTCAAGCAGAAGCTGTAAGAATGGCATTAGCACGCGTTATGTGTGAAGTAAATGCAGAAAACAGAGGAATATTGAAACCAGAAGGTTTATTAACAAGAGATCCAAGAATGGTTGAACGTAAGAAATTCGGTCAGAAGAAAGCTCGTAAGAGATTCCAATTCTCTAAACGTTAATATTGCCTGTCTTGTGCAATTTGTACAAGACTTATTAATGATTAAATTTAAAAACAAAGTTGTTGTTGCTCTCCTACCGAGGTAGGAAATAGTTTAGCATCTAAATGTACATAGCCGGGAAACCGCCATTTATACATTGCTAATCAACAGAACGTAAACTAGTACAAAAATGGCAAACAAAATAGAAGTTAAAGACTTACTAGAAGCAGGTGTTCACTTTGGACACATGACTAGAAAATGGGATCCAAACATGGCTCCTTATATTTATATGGAGCGTAATGGTATTCACATTATCAATCTATATAAAACTGCAGCAAAAATCGAAGAGGCAAATGAAGCTTTGAAAAAAATTGCAGCATCAGGTAGAAAAATATTATTCGTAGCTACCAAAAAACAAGCAAAAGACATCGTTGCTGAAAAAGCAAAAGCAGCTAACATGCCATACATCACTGAAAGATGGCCTGGTGGAATGCTTACTAACTTCGTAACTATCCGTAAAGCTGTTAAAAAAATGGCAACTATTGATAAGATGAAGAAAGACGGAACTTTCATGACTTTGTCAAAAAAAGAACGTCTTCAAGTAGATCGTCTTCGTGCTAAATTAGAGAAAAACTTAGGTTCAATCGCTGACATGTCAAGACTACCAGCTGCATTGTTCGTAGTAGATATCAAAGCCGAACACATCGCAATAAAAGAAGCTCAAAAATTAAACATTCCAGTTTTTGCAATGGTTGATACAAATTCTGATCCTCGTGAAGTAGAATATGTAATTCCTGCAAATGATGATGCTTCTAAATCAATTGATAAAATTTTAACTTTAGTTACTGCTGCCATCGTTGAAGGTCTTTCTGATAGAGGATCTGACAAAGAAGGTGAAGCAACTGCTGAAGTAGCTGCTCCTGCTGCTGCCGAAGCTGTTGAAGCAACTCCAGCTGTTGAAGCTGAAGCTCCTGCTGCAACTGAAGAATAAATAAACATTTAAATTCCAAGTTTTAAATTCCTCTCCATAAAAAAATTAGAAACCTAAAGTTGATAATTTAATAAAATTGGAATTCGGAATTTGAAAGTTGGAATTTTTACTTTTAACACATAAAAAATATACAATATGGCAACAATTACTGCTGCAGACGTAAATAAATTAAGAACAATCACTGGTGCAGGAATGATGGACTGCAAGAAAGCCTTGGTTGAAGCAGAAGGAGATTTTGATTTAGCTATCGAAAACTTACGTAAGAAAGGACAAAAAGTAGCTGCTAACCGTTCAGATAGAGAATCTACTGAAGGTGCTGCTATTGCTGTTGTAAACGCTGACAAAACTGCTGGTGTTGTAATCACTTTAAACTGTGAGACTGACTTTGTGGGAATGAATGAGAACTTTGTAAAAATGGCTACTGAAATGGCTAATTTAGCATTGAACTTCAATACTAAAGAAGAATTTTTAGCTGCTGATTACAACGGAATCACTGTTGCTGATAAATTAATAGAACAAACTGGAGTTATCGGTGAAAAACTAGAAATCAGAACTTTCGAAAAATTAGAAGGTGCTTTTATCGGATCTTACATCCACTCTGGAAACAAAATCGCTACCTTGGTTGCATTATCTGCAAAATTAGAAGGTACTGACGAAGTTGCTAGAAACATCGCTATGCAAGCTGCCGCTATGGCTCCAATCGCATTAGACGAAACAGGAGTTGATGCTGACACTATCGCTAAAGAAATCGAAATTGCTAAAGACATCCTACGTCAAGAAGGAAAACCAGAAGCAATGTTAGACAATATCGCTAAAGGTAAATTAGCTCGTTTCTTTAAAGATAACACATTAGTTAACCAAGATTATATCAAAGACAATAAATTAAGCGTTGCTGCTTATGCTAAATCTTTAGACAAAGATCTTATCGTTACAGGTTTCAAAAGAGCTGCTTTAGGATAATTTATTCTGAACTCGTTTCAGATTCTAAATTTATTTTAGAAATTTTCTAAACCAAAATATTAAATCCCATTCGAGATACGAATGGGATTTTTCTTTTAAAAAACTCCTGCGAGTACAGTAAAAACATAAATTTCAAATTAAAATACTAAATTTGAAAAACTAATATTTTTTCTATGTTTAAAACCAAAAAAGAACTTGTATTCGTAATCCTGGCCGGGATTTTCATTACCAATTCGGTTGTTGCTGAATTAATTGGTGGTAAACTCATACAAATAGGTCCTTTTGTAATGAGTATTGGTATTTTGCCTTGGCCAATCGTTTTTTTGACAACCGATTTAATCAATGAATATTTTGGAGAAAAAGGAGTCAAAAAACTCTCTATAATCACTGCTTGTCTAATTGCTTATGCTTTTATCATTTTACTTTTGGCCATTACAATCCCGGCAGCAAAAGGAATCAGTCCGGTGAATGACGAACAGTTTCAAGCCGTTTTTGGACAAAGTATGTGGATTATTGTTGGAAGTATTATTGCCTTTTTAGTTTCGCAATTAATTGACGTAACCGTTTTTTGGTTTTTTAAAAAGAAAACGGGAAATCAAAAAATATGGCTGAGAGCTACTGGTTCTACCGTTATTTCACAATTATTTGACTCTTTTATTGTATTAGGAATTGCGTTTTGGCTGCCCGGAAAAATCAACTTTGATACATTTATAAGCTCTGCTTTGACAGGCTACACATTCAAATTATGTGTTGCAGTTGTATTAACGCCACTAATTTATTTAGGACACTATTTAATAAAAAAATATTTAGCAGAAGATACCCAATAAATTATGGATGATAAAAAAAGATGCAACTGGTGTAATTCAAGTGATTTATACAAAAAATATCATGACGAAGAATGGGGAGTTCCGGTTTATGACGACGAAACTTTATTTGAGTTTTTAATTTTAGAAACTTTTCAAGCTGGATTAAGCTGGATAACCATTTTGAACAAAAGAGAAAATTTCAGACTCGCTTTTGATGCTTTTGACTATAAAAAAATAGCAACCTATTCCGAAGATAAAATCCAAGAATTACTTCTTGACACAGGTATTATTCGTAATCGATTAAAGGTTAGAGCAGCCGTTTCAAATGCAATAGCTTTCATGAAAGTTCAGGAAGAATTCGGCACTTTTTCAAACTACATATGGAAATTTGTCGACGGAAAACCAATTGTAAACAACCTGAAAAATTTTTCAGATGCTAAAGCCACGACTCCACTTTCTGATACCATAAGTAAGGATTTGAAGAAACGCGGGTTCAAATTTGTAGGCTCAACAGTCGTTTATGCGCATATGCAGGCAACCGGAATGGTAAACGATCATTTTGCCGATTGCTGGAAGAGAACGGAAGATTCAACTCTTTAAAATCGATATAAATGCTTCCCGTTCAATTTCCCTGCATCCCAAACTCTCGAGATGCGAATTATAAACCTGGCAGTCCAATAGTTTATAATTTACTTCTTTCAACTGATTGACCAAAGCGATAAACGCTACTTTTGAAGCATTTGAAACTTTAGAAAACATACTTTCTCCACAGAAGATATTTCCCAAATCTATTCCGTATAAACCACCAACCAAAAGCTCATCCTGCCAAACCTCAACTGATTTGGCTACACCTAATTCATGAAGTCTACAATAAGCTTCAATCATATCATTCGTTATCCAAGTACCATTTTGTCCCTCGCGTTTTATATTTTGGCAATTTGAAATAACATCCCTAAAATTTTGATTGAAAGTTACTTTAAAGACGTTTCTATTCAGAATATTTCGCATACTCTTTGAAACAACTAGTTCGTTAAGAAACAAAACCATTCTGGGATTGGGTGACCACCAAAGTATCGGTTCTCCATCTTCAAACCAAGGAAAAACACCGCTTTTATAAGCTAACATAAGCCGTTCTGGAGATAAGTCACCTCCAATAGCAAGTATTCCGTCAGCATTAGCTTCGGAGACCGGAGGAAAAAACAATGTTTTAGATACGTAATACATAAAAGCCTTACAGCTACATTTTTGGTTAAGCTTTATTTAGACAAAACACTTTATAATTTTGAATTTGCTTCTCATACAAAACTATACTTTCATATAAAGATAAATATAATTCAGACCCGATACACTTAACTTTTAATAAATTGGAGTTCAGTACACTTTATTTGTAACGAAAATCTGGACACAAGCAAAACGAACTAATGAAATAAATAGCACTAAAAAAACAGCTACCAAAATGATAGCTGTTTCATATAAATCGTTAATCTAAATCTTTATGAGCCACACATTTCGCATTCGTCTGGACCAGCGTTCTTAGCCAGTTCAATCATCGCTCTGTATTCGTCGGCAGTCATTTCTACTTGCTCCGCTACTACCGGAATAGCAATTGACTGCTCTTTAATTTCCATTGGCTCTGCTTTTTTATCATTGTTTAATGTAAATTTAATTGCATCTACCGCTGATTTAGTTCTTAAATAATACATTCCCGTTTTTAATCCGGATTGCCAAGCATAGAAATGCATCGATGTCAATTTAGAATAATTGGCATTTTGCATAAATAAATTCAATGATTGAGATTGATCTACAAAATAACCACGTTGACGTGACATATCGATAATGTCTTTCATAGACATTTCCCAAACAGTTTTGTACAATTCTTTCAAATCTTGCGGAATATTAAGGTCTTGAACAGAACCGTTATTTCGCATTAATTCTTGTTTCAACGTTTCATTCCACAATCCGCGCTCCACTAAATCATGCAACAAGTGTTTATTTACCACAATAAACTCACCTGAAAGTACTCTTCTAGTGTATATGTTAGAAGTATATGGTTCAAAAGCTTCGTTGTTACCTAAAATTTGAGAAGTAGAAGCCGTTGGCATTGGTGCTACTAACAAAGAGTTTCTCACACCGTGTTCCATAACTTCTTTTCGTAAGGAAGCCCAGTCCCAACGACCAGATAATTCTTCATCTTTCATTCCCCACAAATTGAACTGGAATTCTCCTTGTGACATTGGCGAACCTTCAAAAGTAGAATATGGTCCTTCTTCTTTAGCCATTTCCATTGAAGCGGTAACAGCTGCAAAATATAAAGTTTCGAATATCTCCTGGTTCATTTTTTTAGCTTCATCGCTGGTAAATGGCAAACGCAACATGATAAAAGCATCGGCTAATCCTTGTACTCCAAGACCAACTGGTCTGTGACGCATATTAGAATTTTCAGCTTCTTTTACCGGATAATAATTTCTGTCAATAACTTTATTCAAGTTTCTGGTTACGCGTTTAGTAACCGTAAATAACAAATCATGATTGAATTTTTTGTTTTCTACAAACATTGGCAACGAAAGTGACGCCAAGTTACAAACCGCAATTTCATCTTTTGAAGTGTATTCCATAATCTCTGTACACAAATTCGAAGAACGAATCGTACCTAGATTTTTTTGATTTGATTTTCTGTTGGCAGCATCTTTATACAACATATAAGGCGTTCCAGTTTCGATTTGGGATTCCAGAATTTTCTCCCACAATTCATGCGCTTTGATGGTTTTTCTACCTTTTCCGGCTTTTTCGTAATCCGTGTACATTTTTTCAAAATCATCTCCATACACGTCATACAATCCAGGACATTCGTTAGGACACATTAACGTCCAATAACTATCTTCCTGTACCCGTTTCATAAACAAATCAGAAGTCCACATGGCAAAGAACAAATCTCTCGCACGCATTTCTTCTTTTCCGGTATTCTTTTTCAAATCTAGGAATTCAAAGATATCCGCATGCCAAGTTTCAATATATATAGCAAAACTACCTTTACGTTTTCCACCACCTTGATCTACATAACGTGCTGTATCATTAAAAACACGCAACATTGGAACAATTCCGTTTGACGTTCCGTTAGTGCCGCGAATATAAGAACCCGTTGCACGAACATTGTGAATAGAAAGCCCAATTCCACCTGCTGATTGTGAGATTTTTGCCGTCTGTTTCAACGTATCGTAAATTCCGTCAATGCTGTCATCCTGCATAGCCAAAAGGAAACAAGAAGACATTTGCGCTT
This region of Flavobacterium lacustre genomic DNA includes:
- the rpsB gene encoding 30S ribosomal protein S2, which translates into the protein MANKIEVKDLLEAGVHFGHMTRKWDPNMAPYIYMERNGIHIINLYKTAAKIEEANEALKKIAASGRKILFVATKKQAKDIVAEKAKAANMPYITERWPGGMLTNFVTIRKAVKKMATIDKMKKDGTFMTLSKKERLQVDRLRAKLEKNLGSIADMSRLPAALFVVDIKAEHIAIKEAQKLNIPVFAMVDTNSDPREVEYVIPANDDASKSIDKILTLVTAAIVEGLSDRGSDKEGEATAEVAAPAAAEAVEATPAVEAEAPAATEE
- the rpsI gene encoding 30S ribosomal protein S9, with protein sequence MGVIHKIGRRKTAVARVYVSEGTGVITVNKKEFATYFPTATLQYKVLQPMSMTENVNNFDVKVNVYGGGSTGQAEAVRMALARVMCEVNAENRGILKPEGLLTRDPRMVERKKFGQKKARKRFQFSKR
- a CDS encoding ribonucleoside-diphosphate reductase subunit alpha — its product is MYVVKRDGHKEPVMFDKITDRIKKLCYGLNDLVDAVKVAMRVIEGLYDGVSTSELDNLAAETAASMTIAHPDYAQLAARIAISNLHSNTKKSFSETMNDMFNYVNPRNGQYAPLLSDEVHEVIMKNAEFLDSHVIYNRDFNYDYFGFKTLERSYLLKINGKIVERPQHMLMRVAVGIHLDDLASVIETYDLMSKKFFTHATPTLFNAGTPKAQMSSCFLLAMQDDSIDGIYDTLKQTAKISQSAGGIGLSIHNVRATGSYIRGTNGTSNGIVPMLRVFNDTARYVDQGGGKRKGSFAIYIETWHADIFEFLDLKKNTGKEEMRARDLFFAMWTSDLFMKRVQEDSYWTLMCPNECPGLYDVYGDDFEKMYTDYEKAGKGRKTIKAHELWEKILESQIETGTPYMLYKDAANRKSNQKNLGTIRSSNLCTEIMEYTSKDEIAVCNLASLSLPMFVENKKFNHDLLFTVTKRVTRNLNKVIDRNYYPVKEAENSNMRHRPVGLGVQGLADAFIMLRLPFTSDEAKKMNQEIFETLYFAAVTASMEMAKEEGPYSTFEGSPMSQGEFQFNLWGMKDEELSGRWDWASLRKEVMEHGVRNSLLVAPMPTASTSQILGNNEAFEPYTSNIYTRRVLSGEFIVVNKHLLHDLVERGLWNETLKQELMRNNGSVQDLNIPQDLKELYKTVWEMSMKDIIDMSRQRGYFVDQSQSLNLFMQNANYSKLTSMHFYAWQSGLKTGMYYLRTKSAVDAIKFTLNNDKKAEPMEIKEQSIAIPVVAEQVEMTADEYRAMIELAKNAGPDECEMCGS
- the tsf gene encoding translation elongation factor Ts, with the protein product MATITAADVNKLRTITGAGMMDCKKALVEAEGDFDLAIENLRKKGQKVAANRSDRESTEGAAIAVVNADKTAGVVITLNCETDFVGMNENFVKMATEMANLALNFNTKEEFLAADYNGITVADKLIEQTGVIGEKLEIRTFEKLEGAFIGSYIHSGNKIATLVALSAKLEGTDEVARNIAMQAAAMAPIALDETGVDADTIAKEIEIAKDILRQEGKPEAMLDNIAKGKLARFFKDNTLVNQDYIKDNKLSVAAYAKSLDKDLIVTGFKRAALG
- a CDS encoding LacI family DNA-binding transcriptional regulator codes for the protein MKAKATLKQIAKELNVSVSTVSKALNDSPEISEQTKIKIKEYAKLKNYKPNVIGLNLKNRKTKTIGVIIPNILNSFFAKVFSGIEKVADKKGYNVIMCISNESLEKEAHTLEMLSNGTIDGFILSISEEAQKAHEYNHFKEIINDGTPIVMFDRTTDEVECDKVIVDDFDSALNSTQHLIDLGCKNIALLSSVDNLSVGKLRAEGYLQALKNNNISVNNKIILRTDSEEGLNENIEAIFDNNVIDGIFALDENDSVAALKMGVKKGYNIPENLSIIGFADGILASRRLSPSLTTVSQHGIEIGEVAAKLLIERLESKEENMVYVTKVIKTKLKERESTRKL
- the rplM gene encoding 50S ribosomal protein L13, which codes for MDALSYKTQSASKATVTKEWIVVDADGHNLGRLASKVAMILRGKYKPSYTPHVDCGDNVIVINSEKINLTGNKMDEKTYIRHTGYPGGQRTLTAKVLQSKNPALLVEKAVKGMLPKNKLGAELFRNLNVVVGSEHKQGAQKPRTVNLNDLK
- a CDS encoding queuosine precursor transporter → MFKTKKELVFVILAGIFITNSVVAELIGGKLIQIGPFVMSIGILPWPIVFLTTDLINEYFGEKGVKKLSIITACLIAYAFIILLLAITIPAAKGISPVNDEQFQAVFGQSMWIIVGSIIAFLVSQLIDVTVFWFFKKKTGNQKIWLRATGSTVISQLFDSFIVLGIAFWLPGKINFDTFISSALTGYTFKLCVAVVLTPLIYLGHYLIKKYLAEDTQ
- the aat gene encoding leucyl/phenylalanyl-tRNA--protein transferase, which codes for MYYVSKTLFFPPVSEANADGILAIGGDLSPERLMLAYKSGVFPWFEDGEPILWWSPNPRMVLFLNELVVSKSMRNILNRNVFKVTFNQNFRDVISNCQNIKREGQNGTWITNDMIEAYCRLHELGVAKSVEVWQDELLVGGLYGIDLGNIFCGESMFSKVSNASKVAFIALVNQLKEVNYKLLDCQVYNSHLESLGCREIEREAFISILKS
- a CDS encoding DNA-3-methyladenine glycosylase I, whose translation is MDDKKRCNWCNSSDLYKKYHDEEWGVPVYDDETLFEFLILETFQAGLSWITILNKRENFRLAFDAFDYKKIATYSEDKIQELLLDTGIIRNRLKVRAAVSNAIAFMKVQEEFGTFSNYIWKFVDGKPIVNNLKNFSDAKATTPLSDTISKDLKKRGFKFVGSTVVYAHMQATGMVNDHFADCWKRTEDSTL